A window of Malania oleifera isolate guangnan ecotype guangnan chromosome 5, ASM2987363v1, whole genome shotgun sequence contains these coding sequences:
- the LOC131156181 gene encoding uncharacterized protein LOC131156181: MKPVVGMVVSNKMQKSVVVAVDRLFHHKLYNRYVKRTSKFMAHDEHNQCNIGDRVRLDHSRPLSKRKNWVVAEILKKARIYVPPTAASQADTGSKTELPTSLSS; encoded by the exons ATGAAACCCGTGGTAGGAATGGTGGTGTCGAACAAGATGCAGAAATCGGTGGTTGTGGCAGTAGACCGTCTCTTCCACCACAAGCTCTACAATCGCTACGTCAAACGGACCTCCAAATTCATGGCCCACGACGAGCATAACCAGTGCAACATTGGCGACAGA GTTAGATTAGATCATTCTAGGCCATTGAGCAAGCGTAAGAATTGGGTTGTTGCTGAAATTCTCAAGAAAGCTAGAATCTATGTACCGCCGACAGCGGCTAGTCAAGCTGATACAGGCAGCAAGACTGAGTTGCCGACTTCTCTGTCATCTTAA